The following are encoded together in the Adhaeribacter arboris genome:
- a CDS encoding M16 family metallopeptidase yields the protein MIDFKEFTLDNGLRVIVHEDFTTPMAVLNVLYDVGSKDESENQTGFAHLFEHLMFSGSVNIPSYDEPLQKVGGENNAFTSPDITNYYLTVPAVNIETGFWLESDRMLDLAFSEQGLEVQRKVVVEEFKQNYLNQPYGDVWLKLRPLAYQQHPYKWATIGKEISHIADAQITDVKNFFRKHYSPINAILVIAGNVPFEKAKALTEKWFGPIPSGEKYHRQLPVEPVQKEAQRLEVEADVPLSALYKTYHMPARLDKNYYAVDLLGDILGRGKSSRFYQTLVKEQKLFNSIGASITGSIEPGLLVIQGKLNEGVSLTEADAAIESITEEVRQQLIDEQELTKVKNQAESSIVFSEIELLNRAMNLAYSKLLGNANFVNEEGAHIQAITPDDILAAANEVLVPTNCSTLYYHAKPQGATIATDADDL from the coding sequence GTGATAGATTTCAAAGAATTCACCTTAGATAATGGCTTGCGCGTAATTGTGCACGAAGATTTTACTACTCCTATGGCGGTGTTAAACGTGCTGTACGATGTAGGCTCCAAAGACGAATCGGAAAACCAGACGGGTTTTGCGCATTTATTTGAACACTTAATGTTCAGCGGTTCGGTAAACATTCCGAGCTATGATGAGCCTTTGCAAAAAGTAGGCGGAGAGAACAATGCCTTTACCAGTCCCGACATTACCAATTATTATTTAACCGTACCGGCCGTTAACATTGAAACCGGTTTTTGGCTCGAATCGGATCGCATGCTGGACTTAGCTTTTTCGGAGCAAGGCCTGGAAGTGCAGCGTAAAGTAGTGGTAGAAGAATTTAAGCAGAATTACCTGAATCAGCCTTACGGTGATGTTTGGCTAAAATTACGCCCGCTGGCTTACCAGCAACACCCTTATAAATGGGCTACTATCGGCAAAGAAATTTCGCATATTGCCGATGCGCAAATAACGGACGTAAAAAATTTCTTCCGGAAGCACTACTCTCCCATTAACGCCATTCTGGTGATAGCCGGAAATGTACCATTTGAGAAGGCCAAAGCTTTAACCGAAAAATGGTTTGGGCCAATTCCCTCCGGTGAAAAATACCACCGGCAATTACCCGTTGAACCCGTGCAAAAGGAAGCCCAGCGGTTAGAAGTAGAGGCCGATGTACCTTTAAGTGCGCTTTATAAAACGTACCACATGCCCGCCCGCTTAGACAAAAATTACTACGCGGTTGATTTACTAGGTGATATTCTGGGCCGGGGAAAATCATCGCGTTTTTACCAAACTTTGGTTAAAGAACAAAAACTTTTTAATTCTATTGGAGCTTCTATAACCGGTTCCATCGAACCAGGTTTGTTGGTAATTCAAGGTAAGTTAAACGAAGGCGTATCTCTGACTGAAGCGGATGCAGCAATTGAATCTATTACGGAAGAAGTTCGACAGCAGTTAATCGACGAGCAGGAATTAACGAAAGTTAAAAACCAAGCAGAATCGTCGATTGTATTCTCGGAAATTGAATTGTTAAACCGGGCCATGAACCTGGCCTACAGCAAATTATTAGGCAACGCTAATTTTGTAAACGAAGAAGGTGCGCATATCCAGGCCATAACCCCAGACGATATTCTGGCAGCGGCCAACGAAGTACTGGTTCCAACTAACTGTTCTACCTTGTATTACCACGCCAAGCCACAAGGAGCAACAATTGCTACTGATGCTGATGATTTATAA
- a CDS encoding aldo/keto reductase → MKYNELAESGVKVSAITFGAWAIGGWMWGGADKDDALAAINKALELGITSIDTAPVYGQGVSEEIVGEALKGRRHEAQILTKYGMRWDINRPGDFMASKDNNGNDLKIYRYAGKESVIEECERSLKRLQTDYIDLYQIHWPDVSTPIDETMEAVDRLLQQGKIRASGVCNYSAEQMRIADQTVKQVTNQVPYSMVERKVEAEVVPYCLEHGRGILAYSPLQRGILTGKITENYQFEEGDHRPNTLHFKPQNRKTINNFLQQIKPIADGYGVTLAQLVINWTIQQPAIVAALVGARNPEQVAENAKAADFMLTGDEIKQINTLLTEVKMVA, encoded by the coding sequence ATGAAATACAATGAATTAGCCGAGAGCGGAGTGAAAGTATCGGCCATTACCTTTGGGGCATGGGCCATTGGCGGCTGGATGTGGGGTGGTGCCGATAAGGATGATGCCCTTGCTGCTATAAACAAAGCTCTGGAGTTAGGTATTACCAGTATTGATACCGCCCCGGTATACGGACAAGGAGTAAGCGAAGAAATTGTGGGAGAAGCCTTAAAAGGTCGCCGCCACGAAGCGCAGATTCTAACGAAATACGGGATGCGTTGGGATATCAATCGGCCCGGTGATTTCATGGCTTCAAAAGACAATAACGGAAACGATTTAAAAATTTATAGATATGCCGGCAAAGAAAGTGTAATTGAAGAATGTGAACGCAGCTTGAAACGCCTCCAAACCGATTACATTGACTTGTATCAGATTCATTGGCCGGACGTTTCCACTCCCATTGACGAAACCATGGAAGCAGTAGACCGTTTGTTGCAACAAGGTAAAATCCGGGCTTCGGGCGTTTGTAATTACAGCGCCGAACAAATGCGCATTGCCGACCAAACCGTAAAACAAGTAACTAACCAGGTACCCTACAGCATGGTAGAGCGTAAAGTAGAAGCCGAAGTAGTTCCTTATTGCCTGGAACATGGGCGAGGCATTCTGGCTTATAGCCCCCTACAGCGCGGTATTTTAACTGGTAAAATAACCGAAAATTACCAATTTGAAGAAGGAGATCATCGGCCCAATACCTTGCATTTTAAACCGCAAAACCGGAAAACAATCAATAATTTTCTGCAGCAAATAAAACCTATTGCCGATGGTTACGGAGTTACCTTAGCCCAATTGGTAATTAACTGGACTATTCAGCAACCAGCTATTGTGGCCGCCTTAGTTGGCGCCCGTAACCCGGAGCAAGTAGCCGAAAATGCCAAAGCCGCCGATTTTATGCTTACCGGAGACGAAATTAAACAAATAAATACTTTGCTGACCGAGGTAAAAATGGTAGCATAA
- a CDS encoding sugar phosphate isomerase/epimerase family protein: protein MRVNNLTEENHLSRRAFMSTLATTAALLPVAGLANKLLPANPAKTDRPICVFSKHLHWLTIPEMAKNVARLGYDGIDLTVRKDGHIEPAQALTELPKAVAQIRKAGLEVPMIVTDITDPRHPLTEPLLKAASQVGIKYYRTGWVKYDPQLGVVKSLEKYKKQFQELAALNQKYNIHGAYQNHSGSNVGAAVWDLWEMFQDLDPRWMGVQYDINHATAEGSASWVNDLDLFKNYIRCMDIKDFYWAKKEGKWEHQLVPLGEGMVDFKKYFNLIKQYGISGPMSIHFEYPLGGADQGKKQITVPKDEVFAAMSRDLQTLRSLLKEAGLA from the coding sequence ATGCGTGTAAATAATTTAACAGAAGAAAATCACCTATCCCGACGAGCTTTTATGAGCACTTTGGCCACCACCGCCGCCTTGTTGCCAGTAGCCGGGTTAGCCAACAAACTACTACCCGCTAATCCGGCAAAAACTGACCGACCAATTTGTGTTTTTTCGAAACATTTGCATTGGCTTACTATCCCGGAAATGGCAAAAAATGTCGCCCGCTTAGGGTACGATGGCATAGATTTAACGGTTCGGAAAGACGGCCACATTGAGCCGGCGCAAGCCCTAACCGAATTGCCGAAAGCAGTTGCTCAAATTCGAAAGGCTGGTTTGGAGGTACCCATGATCGTTACCGATATAACTGACCCCCGGCACCCCTTAACCGAACCCCTTCTAAAAGCAGCCAGCCAAGTTGGCATTAAATATTACCGTACTGGCTGGGTGAAATATGATCCGCAACTGGGGGTAGTAAAAAGCCTCGAAAAGTATAAAAAGCAATTTCAGGAATTAGCGGCCCTCAACCAGAAGTATAATATTCACGGGGCCTATCAAAACCATTCGGGCTCTAACGTGGGGGCTGCCGTTTGGGATTTATGGGAAATGTTCCAAGATCTGGACCCCCGCTGGATGGGCGTGCAATATGATATTAACCATGCCACCGCCGAGGGAAGTGCTTCGTGGGTAAACGATCTGGATTTATTCAAAAATTATATCCGGTGCATGGATATTAAGGATTTTTACTGGGCGAAGAAAGAAGGTAAATGGGAACACCAACTCGTGCCGCTCGGTGAAGGAATGGTGGATTTTAAGAAATATTTTAATCTGATAAAACAATACGGCATCTCGGGCCCAATGTCAATTCATTTTGAGTACCCACTCGGCGGGGCCGACCAAGGTAAAAAGCAAATTACGGTTCCCAAAGACGAAGTTTTTGCCGCCATGTCACGGGATTTACAAACGCTGCGCAGCTTATTAAAGGAAGCCGGTTTGGCCTAG
- a CDS encoding alpha-L-fucosidase, producing MKRIYFFVLLSLFWYEPLFSQSLPKPTARQLAWQQLETTAFLHFTVNTYTDKEWGDGTESPQIFNPTEFDARKIVKTLKETGFKIVIITAKHHDGFCLWPSKLTEHSVKNSPWKNGNGDVVKEIADACRENGVKFGFYLSPWDQHEPSYGSNNYNSFYKNQLKELLTNYGEVAEVWLDGAKGKNAKDMQYDFEGYWQLVRQLQPKAVLFSDVGPDVRWVGNESGNAGQTCWSTITTTNMAPGKADSKYLNTGDPNGKLWIPAETDVSIRPGWFYHASEDNQVKTGKELVNLYYQSVGRNSLLLLNIPPNRQGLFSEPDIKSLYDFRSILNETFKTNLAKGSANAALTDGQLKTNVTVPVNKPIELAFKKQVTFNRALFQENIAGGQRIAEAQLEYWNGKAWQKIETFTTVGYKRLLRLPEITASKVRFTVLQAKQPVQLAEIGFYQASAKE from the coding sequence ATGAAACGAATTTATTTTTTTGTGCTGCTTAGCCTCTTCTGGTATGAGCCGTTATTTAGCCAATCGTTACCCAAACCTACTGCCCGCCAACTAGCCTGGCAGCAACTGGAAACTACCGCCTTTTTACATTTTACCGTAAATACCTACACCGATAAAGAATGGGGAGATGGTACCGAAAGCCCGCAAATATTTAATCCTACCGAGTTTGATGCCCGTAAAATTGTAAAAACCTTAAAAGAAACCGGCTTTAAAATTGTCATTATCACGGCCAAGCACCACGACGGCTTTTGCTTATGGCCCTCAAAGTTAACCGAACATTCCGTTAAAAACAGCCCCTGGAAAAATGGCAATGGCGATGTGGTTAAAGAAATTGCGGATGCTTGCCGGGAAAACGGGGTGAAATTTGGTTTTTATCTCTCGCCCTGGGACCAGCACGAACCGAGCTATGGCAGCAATAACTACAACAGTTTTTATAAAAATCAGCTGAAAGAATTACTTACTAATTACGGCGAAGTTGCCGAAGTATGGCTCGATGGTGCTAAAGGTAAAAACGCCAAAGACATGCAGTACGACTTTGAGGGTTATTGGCAATTAGTGCGGCAGTTACAACCGAAAGCCGTTTTATTCTCGGACGTAGGCCCGGACGTTCGCTGGGTAGGTAATGAATCCGGTAATGCGGGCCAAACCTGCTGGTCTACTATTACCACTACGAACATGGCACCAGGTAAGGCCGATTCTAAGTACCTGAATACCGGCGACCCTAACGGTAAACTATGGATCCCCGCTGAAACGGACGTGTCCATCCGGCCCGGTTGGTTTTACCACGCCAGCGAAGACAACCAGGTTAAAACCGGGAAAGAACTGGTAAATCTATACTATCAATCCGTGGGGCGCAACAGTTTGTTATTGCTCAATATTCCTCCTAACCGCCAGGGACTTTTCTCGGAACCGGATATTAAAAGTTTATATGATTTCCGGAGTATTCTGAACGAAACTTTTAAAACTAATCTGGCTAAAGGCAGCGCCAACGCTGCGCTTACCGATGGTCAGCTAAAAACCAATGTAACAGTACCGGTAAACAAACCCATCGAGCTCGCCTTTAAAAAGCAAGTAACTTTCAATCGGGCCTTATTTCAGGAAAATATTGCCGGGGGCCAGCGTATTGCCGAAGCACAACTGGAATATTGGAATGGTAAAGCTTGGCAGAAAATCGAAACTTTTACTACCGTTGGTTACAAACGCTTGTTACGGTTACCAGAAATAACTGCGAGTAAAGTTCGTTTTACCGTGCTTCAGGCCAAGCAACCCGTGCAACTCGCCGAAATTGGTTTCTATCAAGCCTCCGCGAAAGAGTAA
- a CDS encoding SGNH/GDSL hydrolase family protein: MKNSLQKICAFVLMAGTLLVTSCEPEIEKIAVSKGELNLDKYVAVGNSLTAGFMDNGLYREGQESSYPNILAGQFKQVGGGNFAQPLFTPEQENGSGYLRLSGFSTTGSPILTPVTDKLAIRSQTPLLYTKFTEEVNNLGVPGIRMSDIQRPGYGSQLGNRFFERITTNPLQTYLERVAASNPTFFSCWLGNNDILGYATTGASADFITIPETFKANNNEIINVLTANGAKGIIATIPDVTGIPFFKTVSVSAVRAIAKQINQQLDVYIKIGPGVAEVRVAQDDDLILLTTQATIGRSDEIGGQSIPHGFHPANPLTDSEVLDSSEIKEIENYTKDFNTILKTKASEKNLAVFDAYTYFNSIQNGMMLNGVGYSPAFITGNLFSLDGVHLTPRGYAIVANEMIKAINAKYNSRIPTVDVTQYRAVLFP, encoded by the coding sequence ATGAAAAATAGTTTACAGAAAATTTGTGCGTTTGTTTTAATGGCCGGTACGCTGCTGGTAACCAGCTGTGAACCGGAAATAGAAAAAATAGCTGTCAGCAAAGGCGAGCTTAACCTGGATAAATACGTGGCGGTAGGTAATTCACTCACGGCTGGCTTTATGGATAACGGCCTGTACCGGGAAGGGCAGGAGAGTTCCTATCCCAACATTCTGGCTGGTCAGTTTAAGCAAGTGGGGGGCGGGAATTTCGCGCAACCATTGTTTACCCCAGAACAGGAAAACGGCAGCGGTTATTTACGGTTAAGTGGATTTTCAACGACTGGTTCTCCTATTTTAACTCCAGTTACTGATAAGCTGGCTATCCGAAGCCAGACTCCACTGCTATATACTAAATTTACTGAGGAGGTAAATAATTTAGGTGTTCCCGGTATTCGGATGTCGGATATTCAAAGGCCTGGATATGGTAGTCAGTTAGGTAATCGGTTTTTCGAGCGTATTACTACTAATCCGTTACAAACATATTTAGAGCGAGTAGCCGCAAGTAATCCTACTTTCTTCAGTTGCTGGCTGGGGAATAACGATATATTAGGTTATGCAACAACTGGAGCCTCTGCTGATTTTATCACAATACCAGAAACCTTTAAGGCTAATAATAATGAAATAATAAACGTGCTCACAGCTAATGGAGCTAAAGGTATAATCGCTACTATTCCGGATGTAACTGGAATTCCGTTCTTTAAAACTGTATCTGTGAGTGCAGTTCGGGCAATCGCAAAGCAAATTAATCAGCAATTAGATGTATACATTAAAATAGGCCCTGGTGTAGCCGAAGTGCGAGTTGCTCAAGATGATGATTTAATTTTATTAACTACACAGGCTACAATTGGCCGAAGTGATGAAATAGGTGGTCAGTCCATTCCACACGGATTTCATCCAGCTAATCCCTTAACAGATAGCGAGGTATTAGATTCCAGTGAAATAAAAGAGATTGAAAATTACACTAAAGATTTCAACACTATCCTAAAAACTAAAGCCAGTGAAAAGAATTTGGCGGTATTTGATGCTTATACTTATTTTAATAGCATTCAGAACGGCATGATGCTAAATGGAGTAGGGTATTCGCCGGCTTTTATTACGGGCAATTTGTTTTCACTAGATGGCGTGCACTTAACGCCGCGCGGCTATGCCATTGTGGCTAATGAAATGATTAAAGCCATAAATGCTAAATATAATTCCCGGATTCCAACGGTAGACGTGACCCAATACCGGGCTGTTTTATTTCCGTAA